The following coding sequences lie in one Betaproteobacteria bacterium genomic window:
- a CDS encoding PAS domain S-box protein, which translates to MEERRSRIFGYVYTAYFASELFSQLADPNLDRFDVAVFDGKDRLSANFLFSTAANGAGAHGSKPDARTITRRVVVGGRQLLFDFIARPDASSLTSAPWLVPALGTGASLLLAGLVLMATRTRQHAEALAQEMTAELEKRSAELEASRKLLDTVIQAVPVLVTLKDSDGRIVLVNAEVEHLHGKPPSYFLGKTDAEIFSGEQVALWQQQDEDSAAASGVTSYEEPFVTAAGRQRWVIKRKVSVPLPDGRRGILVCTHDITDRRAAEMEATRAKTFLSSIVEAVYHGVFVKDEHHRWILVNGAFSRQMGSSPGELVGRSDPDFMGTAEARTAWKEDDSILATGDPVVAEQFITLRDGRSGWFEKTKSLLVAPDGSRYVVGVVRDITEVKAADARLKESEARWSAVVSSASEGIVVVNEAGRIQSANAALHNMFGHDPGTLVGQNLSVLLPAALRETHEKHILHGTPAEIDRVLGVSRNVEGVRRDGGPLSIEISVSRFSLGQSTMYAAILHDQTETVRQRDISRQTESMAHVGGWEVELPSKRVYWTAEVYRIHEVDPSTCAPDLVAAIDFFAPEYRELVRQNVERGIESGAPYDFVAQLITAHGKRVWVRVVGQADVRNGRPVRIYGAVQDISAQKAVEGELRRHHEQLQELVAERTQELLRSKEAAERANQAKSEFLANMSHELRTPMHAMLSFSNLGLSRAKDPRTPVDKLATYFSKIEQSGRRLLHLVNDLLDLSKMEAGRMHYEMSRFDLASAVRAGVSELDAMAVQRGIRFDVQVPPETAAVCMDRLRIEQVIRNLLSNALKFSPDNEPIAVRLSRIRMPHRSCCPDGSATDGLQLQVVDRGVGIPDSELELIFDKFVQSSKTRSGAGGTGLGLAISREIVQAHGGHIEANHAPQRGAMFTVTLPLEPCDIHAPQEMLPARRLA; encoded by the coding sequence GTGGAGGAACGGCGCTCCCGGATCTTCGGTTACGTCTACACGGCCTACTTCGCGTCCGAGCTCTTCTCGCAACTGGCGGACCCGAACCTCGACCGGTTCGATGTGGCGGTCTTCGACGGCAAGGACCGGTTGTCCGCGAACTTCCTGTTTTCGACCGCCGCGAACGGAGCCGGCGCACATGGATCGAAGCCGGACGCTCGCACGATCACGCGGAGGGTGGTGGTAGGCGGCCGCCAGCTCCTGTTCGACTTCATCGCCCGCCCCGACGCCTCGAGCCTGACCAGCGCGCCCTGGCTGGTGCCGGCCCTCGGGACAGGAGCGAGCCTCCTGCTTGCGGGGCTGGTGCTGATGGCCACCCGCACGCGTCAGCACGCAGAAGCGCTGGCGCAGGAAATGACTGCCGAGCTGGAAAAGCGGAGTGCGGAACTGGAAGCGAGCCGTAAACTCCTCGACACGGTGATCCAGGCCGTGCCGGTTCTCGTGACGCTGAAGGACTCCGACGGCCGCATCGTCCTGGTCAATGCGGAAGTCGAGCACCTGCACGGCAAGCCGCCCTCGTACTTCCTGGGCAAGACCGACGCCGAGATCTTCTCCGGGGAGCAGGTCGCGCTGTGGCAGCAGCAGGACGAGGACTCGGCGGCAGCGTCCGGCGTCACGTCGTACGAAGAACCCTTCGTCACGGCCGCGGGACGCCAGCGATGGGTCATCAAGCGCAAGGTTTCGGTGCCGCTGCCGGACGGACGTCGCGGCATTCTCGTGTGCACTCACGACATCACGGATCGCCGGGCAGCGGAGATGGAGGCCACCCGTGCCAAGACATTCCTGTCCTCGATCGTCGAGGCCGTCTACCACGGCGTGTTCGTCAAGGACGAGCATCACCGCTGGATCCTGGTGAACGGCGCCTTCAGCCGGCAGATGGGCTCATCGCCCGGCGAACTGGTCGGCCGGTCCGACCCCGACTTCATGGGCACGGCCGAGGCCCGCACGGCATGGAAGGAGGACGACTCCATTCTCGCCACGGGGGATCCGGTGGTCGCAGAGCAGTTCATCACCCTGCGCGACGGACGGTCGGGCTGGTTCGAGAAGACCAAGAGCCTCCTCGTGGCGCCGGACGGTTCGCGCTACGTCGTGGGCGTGGTGCGCGACATCACCGAGGTGAAGGCCGCGGACGCACGGCTGAAGGAGAGCGAGGCCCGGTGGTCCGCCGTCGTGTCGTCGGCGAGCGAAGGCATCGTGGTCGTGAACGAGGCGGGACGCATTCAATCCGCCAATGCCGCCCTGCACAACATGTTCGGCCACGATCCCGGCACGCTCGTCGGCCAGAACCTGAGCGTTCTCCTGCCCGCCGCGCTTCGGGAAACCCACGAGAAGCACATTCTCCACGGCACGCCGGCGGAGATCGACCGCGTCCTGGGCGTGAGCCGGAATGTCGAAGGCGTGCGGCGCGACGGCGGACCGCTCTCCATCGAGATCTCCGTCAGCCGCTTCTCCCTCGGCCAGAGCACCATGTACGCGGCCATCCTCCACGATCAGACGGAAACCGTGCGTCAGCGCGACATCTCCCGCCAGACCGAATCCATGGCACATGTGGGCGGCTGGGAGGTGGAACTTCCCAGCAAACGAGTGTATTGGACCGCAGAGGTCTACCGCATTCACGAGGTCGACCCCTCGACCTGCGCACCTGACCTGGTCGCAGCCATCGATTTCTTCGCGCCAGAGTACCGCGAGCTTGTCCGCCAGAACGTGGAACGGGGCATCGAATCCGGGGCGCCCTATGACTTCGTCGCGCAGCTCATCACTGCCCACGGAAAACGCGTCTGGGTGCGTGTGGTCGGTCAGGCGGACGTGCGAAACGGTCGGCCTGTGAGAATCTACGGTGCCGTACAGGACATCTCGGCGCAGAAGGCCGTGGAGGGCGAACTGCGGCGCCATCACGAGCAGCTCCAGGAACTCGTTGCCGAACGGACCCAGGAACTGCTGCGTTCCAAGGAGGCTGCCGAACGGGCCAACCAGGCAAAGTCGGAATTCCTTGCCAACATGTCGCACGAGCTTCGCACGCCGATGCACGCGATGCTGTCCTTCTCCAACCTGGGTCTTTCGCGCGCGAAGGACCCGCGGACGCCCGTGGACAAGCTCGCCACCTACTTCTCCAAGATCGAACAGAGCGGAAGACGCCTGCTGCATCTCGTCAATGACCTGCTCGATCTCTCGAAGATGGAAGCCGGGCGCATGCACTACGAGATGAGCCGGTTCGACCTTGCGTCGGCCGTGCGGGCGGGGGTGAGCGAGCTGGACGCCATGGCGGTGCAACGCGGTATCCGGTTCGATGTGCAGGTGCCGCCGGAGACTGCCGCCGTCTGCATGGACCGGTTACGCATCGAACAGGTAATCCGCAATCTGCTGTCCAATGCACTCAAGTTCTCGCCGGACAACGAGCCGATTGCCGTGCGGCTGAGCCGCATCCGCATGCCGCATCGAAGCTGCTGCCCCGACGGCAGTGCCACGGACGGCCTGCAGCTTCAGGTGGTGGATCGCGGCGTGGGAATACCGGACAGCGAGCTCGAACTGATCTTCGACAAGTTCGTCCAGAGCAGCAAGACACGCAGCGGCGCCGGGGGCACCGGCCTGGGACTCGCCATCTCGCGGGAGATCGTGCAGGCGCATGGTGGACACATCGAGGCGAACCACGCGCCCCAGCGGGGAGCGATGTTCACCGTGACGCTGCCCCTGGAACCGTGCGACATTCATGCGCCACAGGAAATGCTTCCGGCGCGGCGCCTCGCCTGA
- a CDS encoding response regulator transcription factor yields MTAPTVFLVDDDAAVRDSVSMLLDTAGYRVETFESGEAFLGSGRLDDPGCVILDLRMDGMSGLDVQAALGAEGSKLPVIFLTGHGDIPTTVRAIQAGALDFLTKPVQADRLIERIENAFEDNRDALARRHAEDEERTRLSGLSARELEVLRLALAGQANKEIARTLGISHRTVEFHRSRILAKTGATNLLQLAHLTTAAS; encoded by the coding sequence ATGACCGCGCCCACGGTGTTCCTGGTGGACGACGATGCGGCCGTGCGGGACAGTGTTTCGATGCTTCTCGACACGGCGGGGTATCGCGTCGAAACCTTCGAGAGCGGCGAGGCTTTCCTCGGCTCGGGCCGCCTGGACGACCCCGGCTGCGTGATTCTGGATCTGCGCATGGACGGGATGAGCGGCCTGGACGTGCAGGCCGCACTGGGTGCGGAAGGCTCGAAGTTGCCCGTGATCTTTCTGACCGGTCACGGCGATATTCCGACGACCGTGCGGGCCATCCAGGCTGGCGCCCTGGACTTCCTCACCAAACCCGTGCAGGCCGACCGCCTCATCGAGCGGATCGAGAATGCCTTCGAAGACAACCGGGACGCGTTGGCGAGGCGGCACGCCGAGGACGAGGAACGCACCCGCCTGTCGGGGCTGTCGGCGCGCGAACTGGAGGTTCTCAGACTTGCGTTGGCGGGCCAGGCCAACAAGGAGATCGCACGGACTCTGGGTATCAGCCACCGCACGGTGGAATTTCACCGTTCGCGCATTCTTGCCAAGACGGGCGCCACGAATCTCTTG
- a CDS encoding PAS domain S-box protein, translated as MNQDTHDIDYRLLFRLAVDPLLLVDDRGKIVSFNAAAAEHFGYSEEEFSRLDVEALVPEAARESHRQRRELYGRAPVPRPMGTLPNLRGHRRDGSLFWADVSLTPVPGGRILVGVHDVTRRYVAEQALRDSEEQFRSTFEQAPIGIARIGRDGTWLRVNETLRRILGRPAHELVQSSLPDLAHPDDRAETRQLMEFVASGAIDNAHRELRVARPDGTHVWVGVTLSLQRERDGTSTGFQIVVEDIHGRKEAEAALGQLRAEMAEMVKLSVAKHTAMAIAHELNQPLIAVTSYAEAAVRMLRMDVPDPAKLKRALEGSAEQAQRASKVVRELLEFLQKGEAATEPVDLNTVVKNALALVESNGWNGFRTLLDLGPDLRPVQANRLQVEKVLVNLIANGVEAMRDLGLEQQTIRVTIRTMAETNMAKVSVSDTGPGLDPQLVQRAFHPFFTTKPNGLGLGLAISRALIEAQGGQLWLDTARDTPGATFHFTLPFAP; from the coding sequence GTGAACCAGGACACTCACGACATCGATTACCGGCTGCTGTTCCGGCTCGCGGTCGATCCGCTTCTTCTGGTGGACGATCGGGGGAAGATCGTCAGCTTCAACGCAGCGGCGGCGGAGCATTTCGGGTACTCGGAAGAAGAATTCTCCCGGCTGGACGTGGAAGCCCTCGTTCCCGAGGCGGCGCGGGAATCCCACCGCCAGCGGCGCGAGCTGTACGGACGTGCGCCGGTGCCTCGTCCCATGGGGACCTTGCCGAACCTGCGTGGACATCGCCGGGATGGCAGCCTGTTCTGGGCCGACGTGAGCCTCACCCCCGTGCCGGGCGGCCGTATCCTCGTCGGCGTGCACGACGTGACGCGGCGCTACGTTGCAGAACAGGCATTGCGCGACAGCGAGGAGCAGTTCCGGAGCACGTTCGAGCAGGCGCCGATCGGAATCGCTCGCATCGGGCGGGACGGAACGTGGCTCCGGGTGAACGAGACGCTGCGCCGGATCCTGGGCCGCCCTGCCCATGAGCTGGTACAGAGCAGCCTGCCAGACCTGGCCCACCCGGACGATCGTGCCGAGACGCGGCAACTGATGGAGTTCGTCGCAAGCGGCGCGATCGACAACGCGCACCGCGAACTGCGCGTCGCGCGTCCGGATGGGACCCATGTGTGGGTGGGCGTCACGCTGTCCCTCCAACGCGAGCGCGACGGCACTTCGACTGGCTTCCAGATCGTCGTCGAGGACATCCACGGGCGGAAGGAAGCCGAAGCGGCACTGGGGCAGCTGCGAGCCGAAATGGCCGAGATGGTCAAGTTGAGCGTGGCGAAGCACACTGCCATGGCCATCGCCCATGAACTCAATCAGCCTCTCATCGCCGTCACCTCGTACGCGGAAGCGGCCGTACGCATGCTGAGGATGGACGTGCCCGATCCGGCCAAGCTGAAACGCGCGCTGGAAGGCAGCGCAGAGCAGGCTCAGCGCGCGTCGAAAGTCGTGCGGGAACTGCTCGAGTTTCTGCAGAAGGGCGAGGCCGCCACCGAACCGGTGGACCTCAACACGGTCGTGAAGAACGCGCTGGCGCTGGTGGAATCCAACGGATGGAACGGCTTCCGCACGTTGCTGGATCTGGGGCCGGATCTGCGGCCGGTACAGGCGAACCGGCTGCAGGTCGAGAAGGTGCTGGTCAACCTGATTGCCAACGGCGTGGAAGCCATGCGCGACCTGGGCCTCGAGCAGCAGACGATCCGCGTCACCATCCGGACCATGGCGGAAACCAACATGGCCAAGGTATCGGTTTCGGATACGGGTCCGGGATTGGACCCCCAACTCGTCCAGCGCGCCTTCCACCCGTTCTTCACCACCAAACCCAACGGCCTGGGGCTGGGGCTCGCCATCAGCCGTGCGCTCATCGAGGCTCAGGGCGGCCAGCTGTGGCTGGACACCGCGCGGGACACGCCCGGCGCGACGTTCCATTTCACGTTGCCCTTCGCGCCATGA
- a CDS encoding helix-turn-helix domain-containing protein gives MKSEARSGGPDHEPAALGQPVHGTVDMETLGSLLELPLPFEGDLAAITFSTRALQEGEVLIRSGDECRNLYVVRFGSFKTCVADATGTTQGTAFPMRGDTIGVDGLANGRHNCVTTALERSDVVVLPARKLTSLALAHPAFANLLHRLMGREIVRDQALMFMLGSLAAEARVAAFLVDLSERFTKLGYSGRVFNLRMTRQDLGHYLGLNIETVSRVMSHLSQMGLIAVRHREVEIVDETTLRRMVADPSVLHSLRERCGRTGRNWESRVPALQPESDVRPRNLAVR, from the coding sequence ATGAAATCCGAAGCACGATCCGGCGGTCCGGACCACGAACCTGCCGCCCTCGGGCAGCCTGTCCATGGGACCGTGGACATGGAAACCCTGGGCTCCCTTCTGGAACTGCCCCTGCCGTTCGAAGGCGATCTGGCGGCCATCACGTTTTCCACCCGGGCCCTGCAGGAGGGTGAAGTTCTCATCCGGTCGGGGGACGAGTGCCGCAATCTCTACGTGGTGCGGTTCGGTTCCTTCAAGACGTGCGTCGCCGATGCGACCGGGACCACCCAGGGGACTGCCTTTCCCATGCGCGGCGACACCATCGGTGTGGACGGGCTGGCGAACGGCCGGCACAACTGCGTGACCACGGCGCTGGAGAGAAGCGACGTGGTCGTGCTGCCGGCGCGCAAGCTGACTTCGCTCGCGCTGGCGCATCCTGCGTTCGCCAATCTTCTGCACCGCCTCATGGGCCGGGAAATCGTGCGGGATCAGGCACTGATGTTCATGCTGGGCTCGCTCGCGGCGGAAGCGCGGGTGGCGGCCTTTCTCGTGGATCTGTCCGAGCGGTTCACCAAGCTGGGCTATTCGGGGCGCGTGTTCAATCTGAGGATGACCCGGCAGGACCTGGGACACTATCTTGGACTCAACATCGAGACCGTGAGCCGGGTGATGTCGCACCTCTCCCAGATGGGCCTCATCGCGGTGCGGCATCGGGAAGTGGAGATCGTCGACGAGACGACCCTGCGCCGCATGGTCGCCGACCCGTCCGTTCTGCATTCGCTTCGCGAGCGTTGTGGCAGGACCGGCCGCAATTGGGAGTCCCGTGTGCCGGCGCTCCAGCCGGAAAGCGATGTCCGGCCGAGAAATCTCGCGGTCCGCTGA
- a CDS encoding protein-L-isoaspartate(D-aspartate) O-methyltransferase, with protein MLEEIAADARACGRSTGRPWLREKVMEAMATVPRESFVLENDRDVAHVNAPLPIGHGQTISQPFIVALMTDLCECEPGDTVLEIGTGSGYQAAVLSRLVRHVYSVEVVPELASKARTALMRQGFGNVSVREGDGREGWPEHGPYDAILVTAAAEELPPALLDQLRPGGRLVFPRGEPDGAQELVVVIKRADGTATFQTVLPVRFVPLVERE; from the coding sequence ATGCTGGAAGAGATTGCCGCGGATGCGCGGGCATGCGGACGTTCCACGGGACGTCCGTGGTTGCGGGAAAAGGTGATGGAGGCCATGGCCACCGTGCCGAGGGAGTCGTTCGTGCTGGAGAACGACCGGGACGTCGCCCATGTCAACGCACCCCTTCCCATCGGCCACGGGCAGACGATCTCCCAGCCGTTCATCGTGGCGCTCATGACCGACCTGTGCGAGTGCGAACCTGGTGATACGGTCCTCGAGATCGGCACGGGTTCGGGATACCAGGCAGCGGTCCTTTCCCGGCTCGTCCGGCACGTGTACTCGGTCGAAGTGGTACCTGAACTGGCGAGCAAGGCCCGGACGGCGCTGATGCGCCAGGGGTTCGGCAATGTCTCCGTGCGTGAAGGCGATGGGCGCGAAGGCTGGCCGGAACACGGGCCGTACGATGCGATCCTGGTGACGGCCGCGGCGGAGGAACTGCCGCCGGCGCTGCTGGATCAGCTCCGCCCCGGCGGGAGACTCGTCTTTCCCCGGGGCGAGCCCGACGGTGCCCAGGAACTGGTCGTCGTCATCAAGCGCGCCGACGGAACCGCGACGTTCCAGACGGTCTTGCCGGTGCGGTTCGTGCCGCTGGTGGAACGCGAGTGA